From the Salvelinus alpinus chromosome 12, SLU_Salpinus.1, whole genome shotgun sequence genome, the window TTCCTAACAGTTGTACTACGACCCAACACCTATTATTATAGTGAGCGGCTGAATGTTGTGGTAAATTAAACCAAATGGTCGGCGCTTATAACTTTACGACCCTCCCGTGACAGTTAGACAACACAGAGCAGCTGAGAATAATTGTAGGGTATAGACTACAATTTGTTGGAAAGATTacaaatccaatcaaatcaagtttattttatatagcccttcgtacatcagctaatatctcgaagtgctgtacagaaacccagcctaaaaccccaaacagcaagcaatgcaggtgtagaaaacTCTTGTAATTATTCAATTTGAACTTTAAGGCCTAAATCCATTTTCTTAACAAACTTTTCTTGAGAAATACTGTCTTGTTTATTGCTTACTTTTTCCATAGGCTACTTAGTCATTTCTGGCAGATGCAGTTGCAAATGTCTGGAAATAAGAATATATTTTCGCTGGTTACTTACAATAGACATATTCATTGGTGCGTTATATATGTGTTATTGATGATTAATCAAGGATCAATAATGTCATAGACATGTCATTATCATTTCTGTACATGCCTCCCTCCATCATATGTGTGGAGTCCTTCCTTCTGAGTCTTTCCTGTAGCACAGACATGGCcttttttaaacatattttttatttatttcacctttctttaaccaggtaggctagttgagaacaagttctcatttgcaatgcGACCTGGcctagataaagcaaagcagttcgacacatacaacaacacagagttacacatggaataaacaaacaaacatacagtcaataatacagtagaaaaagtctatatacagtgtgtgcaaatgaggtaagataagggaggtatggcaataaataggccatggtggcgaagtaattacaatatagcaattaaacactggagtgatagatttgcaaaatattaatttccaagtagagatactggggtgcaaaggagcaagataaatacataaatacagtgtggggatgaggtagttggatgggctatgtacaggtgcagtgatctgtaagctgctctgacagctggtgcttaaagttagtgagggagatatgagctgagataaggcggggctttacctagcagaaacttgtagatgacctggagccagtgggtttggcgatgagtatgaagcgagggccagccaacaagagcgtataggtcgcagtggtgggtagtatatggggcttggcgacaaaacggatggtactgtgatagactgcatccagtttgttgagtagagtgttggaggctattttgtaaatgacatcgccgtaatcgaggatcggtaggatggtccgttttacgagggtatgtttggcagcatgagtgaagaatgctttgttgcgaaataggaagccgattctagatttaattttgaattggagatgcttaatgtgagtctggaaggagagtttacagtaacCAGACACctcggtatttgtagttgtccacatattctaaatcagagccgtccagagtagtgatgctgaacgggcaggcaggtgcgggcagcgatcggttgaagagcatgcatttagttttacttgcaattaagagcagttggaggccacggaagaagagttgtatggcattgaagctcgtctggaggttagttaacacagtgtccaaaggagggccagaagtatacagaatggtgtcgtctgcgtagaggtggatcagagaatcaccagcagcaagagcgacatcattgatgtatacagagaagagagtcggcccgagaattgaaccctgtggcacccccatagagactgccagaggtccggacaacaggcactCCGATTTGGCCTTGGAGCATTATCTCTTACCTTAACCAATGACTAACTGGTGCTCTCTACCGGCGTTTAATTACACCACAGTAATGGAAAACTGCTTTTCGACTATAAACACGTGTGTTACACTATACACTCTAATGTTATGCTAGGGAAATTGGGTTTCCATATCTAGGGCTGACAGTGGGGACTTCtgaagagcagaatcaacaacctctgcatcatcaaaacagttgctttgtgagaaggtgttgAAGTTCATAGTGAACCATTGTTAGGTAAATGAAAGCTTTAAAGTACCGGTGGCCTGGCTTTGGTCCCAAGTTAGAGCGGGTCCACCAGAGCCATGAGACACGtgtagatggaaacagaaaagtctCAGCCTTTTGGGTAAAAAAACGAGGTAAATCCTGTATGGAAATGTGCAACATATTTATGTGCCTCTTTCAGATCCTCTCCGAGATTCGATTTAGGGCACAATTTCTATCACCCGAGCCTTTCGGGGGATTCTATTGAGCTGGATGAGTCAGACCTCCACACTACTGTGAAGGACAATGCACATGGTAGACCTTTCAGTGTTTAATGCGCCTCCAAGGACCTgtctcactctgtcaaacagagcTCTCTTCTACAGCCAAATGGTTAAGTTCCCACAGCTGTGATAACATCAGGGCATCGTCTCTGCTGATTTGGTCTCCTCACTGTGCCTCCAAACAGCACTCTGGCCTAAGACGGATGAGGGTTGGGAGGTAGCCTACACAAGCATGCTACAAAACATGGAAAAACCTTGGAGGATTATTACAAATGAAAGTTTAACAAATGACATCATTCTAAAGCTGttatttttggtgttttgtagTACAGGGGGAAATGTTTTTTTAAACGAGAAATGCCCTGTGCATACAGTAGCCTGTGTTCTGTTCGCTACAACACCCGAGTGAATGGGATTGATCTTGAAGTGTTGCCTTGTCACCTTTTAACCTTGATGTGATAAGATGGATTCAGTGGTGGTTCCCAAACCATCTGGTTGTTAAGACATCCTGAGAATATTGTTGTAATGTAACTGAATGCTATGGGAATTTGTGTCATTCAGACTGTGCCATTCAGACTTCTATATTTCAGATGATTTGGTGATGCCTTTGATGTGATTCATACATGGGGTTTCTCACTCCCATTGTGTAATTCCAGAACGGTGATGTCATTTCCTGCGGGACAATATGGGCTAATCCCGAAGGCATCCTGTGATTCTTGTGTGTATTAAAGGATGTGTAATACTGAGCGCCTCTAAAATGTATCAGTTTCTAGTTTGTCCAACCGAAAGAGGCAGCGAGTGTTTCCCTGTACATCCTGTTCCCACAAGCCATATTCTAATAAACTCAGAGCATGCCGCTGAGAAGCTTCTCCATAAAGCTGCTCTGAGGTTTGGGTGGAATGTCTGACTTGATATGTGGTGGTGGTACGGCTGCAGAGTGTGATCTCAGCTGATTAGAATCTTGGTGCAGTGCTGGGTAGAAGCACAGGAAACTACTTAAGCTTTTGGACCAGGAGTTGGTGTATGGCATAGTTCTAATAAGAACTTGGATGGGGGGTGGACTAACCTTGACATTCAGTTAAAGTGAACTGTAAATTTGTTTCTGTAAAAGTGCTCTGTTACACATTTTGTTCTGAAATGTTCTTAAACCATGTATGGAGGAGTCAGTGTTCAGTCTGTcagtaaccaacctgttatatctctctccctgtctttctagCTGTGTCTGCGGGACTCTGGAGACTGTCTGGTGGACCAGATGCAGTACATGATGAGGTCCTTGCAGGATCTGAAACACATGAAAAGGCCGCTCAGCGAGCCCTCCGGCCGTTCCTACGCCATGACGCGCGTTTTCCAGCAGGGAACGCAGCAGCGGGAGCGCCTGACATGCCTCCGTAGACCCATCTCTGAGGCCAGCGAGGCCAGCACCTATGACTCAGCTTGCTGCCTGGCCAGCCCcgtggaggaggaagaagaggtggaggaggaagtgcAGGAGCGGCTAATGCAGAGCTCCCCTAGCAGTGAGAAGAGTCTGGAGTTTGACTCAGGCTACTCAGAGGCGTCCTGGCACGATGAGGGCGTGGTGCTCAGGAGGACCAGGAACGTACGGGTGTCTAACTCTGCCTGCCTCCGAACCAACCGGGGAGTGGGCTCTGCCGACCGGATCCGGCCCAAGTCCACGTCGGACGCTTGTCTGGAGCGCTGGACGTCATTTGAGGCAAGCAGCGACCCGGAGGACTGGACCACGTCACTGCTGAGCCGCAGCAGGAACAGACAGCCCTTGGTGCTGGGGGACAACAGCTTCGCTGACCTCATTAAGAACTGGATGGATCTGCCAGAGTGTCCTGAGCCAGCAGAACTCAAGCCCCATGCAGGCCGGCGCCTGGCCAAGGACCTCCTGGTCAACATGAGGAGGAAGCTGGCGGGGATGTCAAAAAGCGTGGAGATGAGGGCCAGACCAGCAGACTCCACCAGGGTCAGTAGGGCCGCGGCGGCCCCCAAACGCATGTCCTGCCCTGTGGGCTTCCAGCCACGCAAACCCTTCTTTCACCAATCCCACACAGGCCTGCATGAACTGGGGACGGACTTGTACCAGTTCAACGCTCTCATGAAGACAGGCAGCCGACAACCTATCATATGTAATGACATTATCGGGTACATCTGATCTGAGTGATGTTACAGCTACGGACTCCTACCACAgattaatgttattttatttttatatgcgCTTTATGTGGAAATAATGTTGAAATTGTTACAATAATAAAGTTTTTGTATTGAAAAGGGAAAAAGTGTTGACTGCAATAATTATTAACTTACACGTTTTATTCTTAAATGACTAATGAAATAATTATGCATGCTTAGGTTTAGGTTCAGCTCTAAAAAAAGGTAGTGACATTCTCGATTACATCTTGGTATAAGCACTCTAGCACATTCTTTAAATCACCTGTCAACTGACCAACATGATGGCAGTCAGAAATCTTGCCTTTGAATACCTGCCTATTTGAATACAAATAGCAGGATGGGTGTTACTGTATTGTGTTTCTACTACTGTCAGATGGGAAGTTGAAAATTATATTTCCAGTTGTGGGTTGTTaagccccgtttatacctggtgctaacatgctCCCTTTGTCCGGAtattgtccacattctgattgtgcccacatttttagacagaTGTAGGCGATTAAAATACACATAGTGATCTGATCTTCCTGACCACCTCTGGAGGTAGTCGGGCACACATTGTCTCCGGATATCAATTACGCGAAAACAGATCTGGATCACAAATCACGAAACTTCCATGTTAGCGCAAGGTGTAAAGAAGGCTTAGATGTGTCATATGATGCTTAGATCTAAAGGGAGTAGCCCTGTAAATGTGCAGCCTTCTAAAGACAAGTTGTCAAAACAGTCATATACATGTACGGTGTTTAATGTAACCACACACTTAGGgttattcaatctgtatcgctgaggcacgctagaaatgtaaaggtcatttcctaTTAAACCGACATCtgcagcgtttactgtgaatgcaATCTCCTCTAATGcgtgaacattgcctttaaatttaaatCACTATGTATCGCAGAATTTCCACGATACGGATTGAATGGAGCCCTTAAATAGCTTAAAAAGATTTGAttacatttacaacatgaacacatCAATTAATTTATTGGAATCTAGAAACAAAAGGAAAGAAGCAGAGAAGCACATTTTCTTTCTCAATCAGTCACCTAATGaacaaaatctaatcaaatcccTAAACATAGGCCTATGTAGCAAAGTAGTGTATTTCAGAATAGACCTACAGATCTATCCTTCTATCCATCTGGGGGCTTAATTTGAAAGAGATTACTCCATGTGCACGTGAGACCTAGTGCTGGGTAGGTCTCCAAAGAGAGAGACTGATCTTAGATCCCAGAGGGAACGAGACCAGGAATAAGATGTTTACCTCTGAGGACAGAGAGGAAGGCCTGCTCACAGCCTCCTGCCGCATTGGTTGATGAGCTCATGGCCTGGGTCCCCCTggggtttctgtgtgtgtgtgtgtgtgtgtgtgtgtgtgtgtgtgtgtgtgtgtgtgtgtgtgtgtgtgtgtgtgtgtgtgtgtgtgtgtgtgtgtgtgtgtgtgtgtgtgtgtgtgtgtgtgtgtgtgtgtgtgtgtgtgtgtgtgtgtgtgtgtgtgtgtgtgtgtggaggggggggttgGTTGTTGGACTGGGCAGCTGTGTCCAGATGGTGACAGATTCAGTGAGCCTCTACTCACCCGACCCTCAATATTCCAGCACAAAGCTGACCAGGGGGCCGAGGCTCTGACTAGTCCGGGGAACCAGTCCAGCAGACCCCAGCCCAACCCAGCAGGCCTGGGCCAACTCATCTAATCCATATGCCCTGGCATATCCTCACAGCACAACTTCCCAAACACAGTCAAGACCTGCACGCAAATCTGATGATGTTTGCAAACATTGCCTCAGCATCTGTCACTTGGCATTACCCAAGGCCCAAGTTGATAAGAACAGATAATGAAGTAATCAAGGCTTGCCAGGCAAAGGCCAGAAGGAGATGCGTCTCTCTAAATCACGGTCCAGCGGAGAGATTCCCTACAACCGCTTCAATCACTCCTCTGCAAAGGGACTGGGTTTAGTTTTGGACAGTTTAGGGAAGTAATGTGTTACTTCATCTCTCCGTGCTTCTCTATTTCCAGATGTTCTATGTGGGTCAATTTCAATGAGTTACGACTCGcactggtcaaatcaaatcaaagtttcttggtcgcgtacacagttcAGCAGgtgttatagcgggtgcagccaaatgcttatgttactagatcctaacaatgcagtaaaatatCATTATTTAAAATTTTTTGACAAGAAATCAAGAATGGCGGGATGAATTTgattaacaacccaaatagcacttTAGCAGTAATCAAATGCAATCTATACGTATGTACACTGGGATAATTTACACAACATCAGCTGGGAATGATATGTATGGGTGATTTGAAAAcccatagtcaatcgatcaataatataataattattttagcaaaaatgtttatctttaatttaaaatccgtagaagctatgagaatagaaaggttcagtacttttgtgaagcatcacagtacagttgaaaaatatattgaaaatagaaatccaaaatggatggtgttaagagatagatgggaggggttgaatggagctgaagggtgggactaataacaacaagataacaaatgtaaaacatttaaaacaaatgttaaatgtatataggttcagaaatgttgtcaaatagcacagttacaaatataaatcagaaatagaggaaggccaggacaaaaaacaaacaaaatataactaatgtgaaatagattgtgtctgtaaaatgtgtatagtatgtataaactgaaggtagaagcctaagtgttattgtttattagtttac encodes:
- the LOC139535476 gene encoding PAK4-inhibitor inka2-like; the protein is MLCLRDSGDCLVDQMQYMMRSLQDLKHMKRPLSEPSGRSYAMTRVFQQGTQQRERLTCLRRPISEASEASTYDSACCLASPVEEEEEVEEEVQERLMQSSPSSEKSLEFDSGYSEASWHDEGVVLRRTRNVRVSNSACLRTNRGVGSADRIRPKSTSDACLERWTSFEASSDPEDWTTSLLSRSRNRQPLVLGDNSFADLIKNWMDLPECPEPAELKPHAGRRLAKDLLVNMRRKLAGMSKSVEMRARPADSTRVSRAAAAPKRMSCPVGFQPRKPFFHQSHTGLHELGTDLYQFNALMKTGSRQPIICNDIIGYI